Below is a window of Xyrauchen texanus isolate HMW12.3.18 chromosome 1, RBS_HiC_50CHRs, whole genome shotgun sequence DNA.
TAAAGTACCCCTTTCTTTATGTTGGCCAAATCTCCATGGGACAGTCCAGCCTAGCCAACAAACCTGCCAAGCATAGAAAGTCAGGTTAAGACAATTGCATTTGCTATCAAAGCTCTTCATCAACCATTCTGCTGTCAACACAAGGTGACACGGAAATAGGAATGTGCCCAACGGTTCCTTGGCTTTGTGGTGCAGATTCCATAAACGATaagctttttgtgttccacagaagaaagaaagtaatgcgGGATTGGAACGTCCCAATTGATGGCGGAGTTTTcagttttgggttaactatcccatTTTGTCCATGGGCTACAGAATTGGAGTCACAAAATTTAGCGTAGAGTAGGATGGATGACATAAACCTTAATCGGCAGGATTAAGGAATTAAATGAACAGAATCCTTAATCATGGGACAAAGCTGTTGTTGGTGTCAAAATAAAGGGCCTTGTTGTTGAAGAAAGGAAACAAGTTTTAATGCAGCATGCTTTGAAACGTATTAACTGTAGAGAGGAGTGTGTCCCACTTATTTAAAACAGATGTGGGATGTTGGAGTTACTGCAGACCATGGGTCAGCATGGCTTCCAGCAGAGCTGGTGGCTTTGGTGGCCAAAAAACATATGTCATGTGGGATGTTTGGATTGTGTTAAGTAGTGTTTTCATTGAGTTCAATTCGGTGTGTTATAGGCTACATTAAAAGTAGCACGCCAAAAGGCAAATTCAAAAGACTCTTGAGGTCAGAGAAAGcaatattaaaatgcattgcattttatcaatatTAGGCATTCAACACTGCCTAAGAATTTGGACAGAAATAATAATTGAAGGCAGCATAACCTAGGAGTAGCGTTTGCACTGGGAGCGCacatgatgtcttaaaatgctgcctatgaAGGCAGCTCgatatgttttggaacagagctgtcCTGCTTAATGAAGGCATAAGTAAATAtcgtaattaaatataaaaattgacTGGGAAAACATTCAAGTGATAAATAAGATCATCATGTTCTTTTATTGCTTCGAAATAagagttgtttattttattacattttccatGGAATCAcacttgacatttatttttataaagttatacTCAGTTTTGCACTACAAACCATGTCCACAATgtgtgcgtttacatgcacagcaatcctgataactaccaaaaatcaacCGTGTTTACATGAGATGTGAATCATCAGATTATTCACTGCTGTAGTATGCTGAAAATGTATACAGTCACGCGTGTAGCACTTTTACATATTGGATGAGCCCACAAGAGCGCCGCTAAGGGTGTTTAcattagaggtagaccaataCAGTACATTGCTTTTACTattaatcagtgctgatagtttttttttccttcatgttTCACTGTGGATGGTGTTGGAGGATTCCATGGCACTACAATATAACAGCGGCCTTTACAggtgaaataaatacaatattcattcatatttttaccCTCTCTTcgatgcatattttgttattttgattagatattcaagtgttctaaattgaagcaagGGCATACAAAGACACATGTGACTATATTAAAATATAGCCCCCGTCAGCACATATAtcatgtctccaacttcataacTTTTGAGTAGTAGTTCCTCAATTAACCTCATCTGGTGAGTataaaataagagtcccttgtgtgttttgggcttgtttcagggctggactggtaatctggcataccgggcattttcccggtgggccgatgcactttggggcagactggccattgggagaaccgagctgaCCAGTGGGTCGAccacgaaacgggccgaatgtgcCGCCAAaagctcaaatgagccgccgcgttatgcagaacggaccacaaaacggcgcctcgatatgcagaaaaggacagcgaagcccagctgctatgtaaaatcccgggccgttttctcttcccagtccagtcctggcttgttttatagtaaaaagtcTCATGTTATGCTCCATATATTCTTGGAATTTTAGTTGGACATTAAACTGcatctttgattttattcattttttacttttatagcctctatgtctgtgcccgtcACGTTAACAAAAgactaaaattagtttttttacattatataaatccatttttaaaactatcggACATTAATCTGTTATCTCTCTTTTCCACCACATGTCATCAGtctctgcaaaatccactattggtcgacctagCGTGCCTTGACTTCTGCAACTGTATTTCGGTTCAAAAGTTCAACCCTTGATTCATAGCTACACTTGAAATGGGCTTTAAGGAGTTGCTAATGTCAGAGAAAACTTtggatagagatagagagatcaAAGGTTGTTAACTTTAGAGTCCATATAGTGTATATACTCCGCTCTCTTACATCAGTAACATACGTGACTCTCACTGAGGACATTGATGAACTGATCTCAGAACATTGTGGAAATTCTATAGTACCAGTCTGCACCATGCGTTGTTAAAGTCGCTTCAGGGATATTTACACTTCGTCACGTCATGCGTTTACACTGATTGGATAGCTATCtgatcatgaaaagaccaagtgtaaatgctcTTGAAGATGCATTTGTGACCGATAGAAATCAGGAGGCTTGAGACACGTACAAGATGCAACTTGGCCAAGTTTAGGCCACATACCTCAACTTAACTCCTCAGGAAGAGATCATAAACACAGCACATTAGTTTGGGGGTCCCCGCAGTCCTCACATAAGTGAGCAATAATGGATGAAACACATGGATAGAGCCACCGTGAAACTCAACAGCTATCATATACGCTGAATAGAGCGTTGAACAAGCTGTGAACAAAGTTTGTTAGTAATGTAATGTAAGCAAACTCCATATTACTATTACTATAAAATGAATGGAGGTAAATCCCCACAATGATTGTCTTTGTTTCACAGTCTCCGATTATGTTGTGGGAGGATCAGTTTAACTCTATGATATATTGCTGTGggatttcttcttctttttttttttgtgcaaaggaCCACCAGAGCAGAGGCTCTCCCAGCTGTTAATGTTGCTCTTGGTAATATCAGCACATTTCAGCAGATGTAGAATTGTTATGTAAATTAAAGTAACTCCTAAAAGCAAATTCCTTTTGGATATGCATTGAAGTCAGCATTTACTATAGAACTGTGCATCACAGTGTATCAATTTGGACTTTCAACCCCAATTCGGCAACAGTTGGTTGAAAGTTGTGCCGCTGAAATCTGTCcgtgcttaccaaaatttgaacCACTACCCCCTAGTGGTCAAAACTGAAAGTTTTGGTAAACGTATGGGCATGCCTGAGCTCCGGTTTacgggtgaaatgtccaaaaaGCAGTTTTCCAAAATAAAGTTGTAATTTTAGATGTTAATGATGTtaatcaacaggaatgcatattttcttAACTCttccccctaacccaaaccccaaccctaaacctatccctcagtggagtaaatgtttttattttaaatgcaattacatttaatttcaaatgcaAATCACTCTCACCATTGTTCATATAAATGTGATTGCTTCCTGTTTCCGACGGGACCGAAACCATTTCTATCGGTAGTGCAAGAGGAAAATTCATACAAAAATGACTGATGGGAGATTGTCAGTAATTTGGaggaatggggttgatttcaggatgCATTAACTTTTTGAAGCAACATGTTGATCTTGTTGCCCAGAATGCATGTGTTAACACAGCTTACAGAAATCACTGGCTGACATTTTAGCCGAAATATTTCCAATATTCCATTAATTTCATTAATGCTCACTCACATGCACCAAACAAACAAGACTCTTACCATATAGTGCATGAGAGACGTGACATTTTTTCATTCATCTTcaacatgttgctaagctaacaacaacTCAATACTCTACAAAGGACAAAATACACACCCACAAATAATGGGTAAATTAGTCAAGTTGTAATTgccgccagggctggactggtaatgtggcatactgggccgacgcacttttgggcctaTCAGAGGCGTAATGGCCATCAGGAGATCTGAGCggaccggtgggtcggccgcgaaacgtgccgaatggtagcgataagcaacaatgagccaccgcttatgcagaacggaccacaaaacgcccagtccagccctgattgccGCTATTTACTTTGTAATATTGCATAACATACAAGTATATTCACTATCAACATTTCTCTTGACTCGTCCCTCTTGGATGGATCTTTTTCTCTCAGTTTGTCGCAGTGCATGCGGGGATTACATTATTCATGAAGGATACATGTAATGCTGCCTCAGAATTTGGCCAAGAGAAGGGATCTTAGAAGCTGCCAACTGTTTGGAACACCTTTAATGATGTAAAATGTTGTCTAGGTAGTCAGCCCACTAGGTATTCCCACTTCACTGAGTGAAGAAACAGCAAGTTTGTGCTAGTGtgatatggtgtgtgtgtgtgtgtgtgtgtgtgtgtgtgtgtgtgtgtgtgtgtgtgtacatgtctgTGCAGTTTTTGTGTGTTCATACAGCAGTGTTGACCTGCATGTACGTCATGAACAGCAGAACACCGTAGACGTGTGATGATTTGCCCAGTTTTATTTTCAAGCTGCACACGGCTGCAAAACTATTTCTGAAAGAACAAACACAGGTCTTATCCCTCTCTCTGGCTAGTGAAGGAGTGCTTGTTAAACGACGTTGCCATCAGTATTTTTGCCTTGTGTTTAAGTAAAAAGTATCCAAACATCTTTAAGACGAGACaattttacttgagaagcaaaattacataagaGACTGTCTTATCTTTAGAGAAattacaagtcaagtcaagtggtttttattgtcgtttcaaccatatacagttagtacagtacacagcaaaacgagacaacgttcctccaggaccatggtgctacataaaaacaacaaaggaccaacacaggaccacatgagataacacaacgaaataaaatacctatataaactacctatatatacctatataaagtgcatgtgcaaacatgtgcaaaaagtacatttctttTATGAGGTTTATGCtgaaaataatataacaaaatacacCTATTTGGCGTAGGTAAGCATAAATAAACtagattcaaatagaaaacagaaacattttaacCTTGTGCTACGGCGCGTCCTTCTGCGTggactgtgtgttttgtcttcgctatatactatgcataatttcatttcatttaaactgattgAAATCAGTTCAGGAcaatctgggctgtcagtaaagggttaaacgttTGAcgcactgagtcatgtgacaaaacaacacggTGCCGATCatagcagagtttgtctttgggagaacagactacatctggtaagaaaccttattaagtttttacattgaaacctgtttgagtgaaaagattaaagtctctagtttcatccgaaaTGCAATTTTACCATATTTTGTGATTTTTCGTGAAACGGCACGCTGTCAAACACAATGACCATTATAGTAGACTATAGTGCTATTTtacaaatcctatatttactgtgcattatctcAATGaaacactgaaggttaagtcattcactagatagtgagcaagggagcatcctatagctttcctatgcagccaagtggaTTCACTCCTAATCATACAGCTGTAATGTcggtaacatctcaaaaacatgaataacaaacactcctggaaacataatctAATTTCTTTAGTAATCTAACATACTAATAtgataatttgattttaaaaaatctgactttctttagcttgttattatttaaaatttcacaaatgtAGTCCCGCTGTCCCCATATAAGGACATCGATTttaaggaaaactatttgcttttgtttttgccTGTGCATGTTTATTATGGGCTACTAGttgcaaatcaaaaagggaaatgaaaaatgcacataACAATCACGCTCGGGTCTCAAGAGGAtctacattttgttagatttctatgaaaagacaaaatactgattaagaacatTTTGTGCAGTGAGGCGAGCCTGTTTTTTTGGGTGCTATGTAGTCAGTGACATTGACACTTGTTCACGTTTCTCATTCCTCTTCAAACGAGTGCATAGAAACACACTAGATGTGATGTTGAGTCTGGCGCAGGTGTCAGCTTGATGTACTGAAAAAAACTGCTTTGATTTCTCGCTTCTATTTTAAGGCTTTTGTACTCATGGCAGAAACATCGAGCCAAATTCCATCTGTTATAGACAGATTTGCAGCTTTTCTTCACTTTTTCCCACCCATATTAAGGCATGTATCCAGTCATTGCATTAAACTTACATcattgtattaaattactttacaAATCATCACatgaagggataattcacccccagaaaaaaagaaaattatgtcattattcacacacttattttgttccaaacctgtatgtcttacGCTCATCCATTGAGATGTTGCTTTGAGGCTCAGTCACAGGCTCAgtcattattcatttttattgcatACTTTTTCAACACAATTCCTTTTAACCATCTTTTTACACCAACTTTAGGTATAGTAAGTCGCATAAGCCACACAATTTCAattccctaaccctaagtattagtTCAAGTAATAGTGATTCATATTTTCAGGGTTAATTCCCATGGAACAACCTGGAATGAAGTACCTTACTCATGGGCACAATGGTGGTAACTCATGGATTGATTCAAACCTACAACCTTTGAGATGGAAACTAAGATATTTACTAGGACTGGGATGAGAAATCGgctcgggattttacatggcaactggcccaaaacttgttgatcAAGGGGGTGGGGCTGGGGTGATCAAAAAGTTGAGGTGGGGTTGttattcactgtccttttctgcatatcgcgccaGTGTTTTGTGCTCccttctgcataacgcggcggctcgtttttGCTTGCCATGGCCCATTCATTTCCCCGCACgtttcggttctcccgatggccagtccacaccTGATTGGCCCCATAGAGCATCGgcacactgggaaaatgcccagtatgccagattaccagtccagccctggccacaACACCTCCCATTTGGTAATTTTCTTCTATAAGGGTTTATGTTAATTTCCTCAATCTCTTAGACTCGTTGTGGTCATATTTCTTCAACTCAGCACTGTGTTGTCACTTCCACCACAACCTGTGATATTCAGTCAATGGACTTGTGAAATTAAAGATGAGCATTTTATTCAAAGGTGCAAAATACGTACATTAGATCAATTGACTTTTTACCAGGCCAGATCCATTTTAGTTTTACGAGTGATTAGAAACGTGATTAGAATGAGTTTCCCACTCAAACACAAGACTTTTGTCATGATTTTTAAGGGGAACTGTTGTACCATCCCTTTGGATTTGGAGGATAGTTTTATTGTTAACCAATAGAGTAGGTTGGTCTGAAGTGAGGACCAAAGGTCTGTTTTAAGCAGTCCATAACATTTGTTGGTACtaattttgtatatgtttattttctaGATATCAGATCCACACTGGCCTCCAGCACTCCATCATCCGACCGACCCAACCCAACTGCCTCCCTCTGGAGAACATTACTCTTCCTCAGAAGCTGAAGAATGCTGGATACTCCACTCATATGGTGGGGAAGTGGCACCTTGGTTTCTATAAACGTGACTGTATGCCCACGCAACGGGGCTTTGACACattctttggctctttgttggGTAGCGGTGACTACTACACCCATTACAAGTGTAACAGTCCAGGAATGTGTGGATATGACCTTCATGAAGGTGAAGAAGCTGCTTGGGAGCAGGACCATGGGACCTATTCCACCCTCATGTACACTCAGAAGGCTTTAAAAATTCTGGCGTCTCACAATCCTAAACGTCCCATCTTCCTTTACTTGGCCTACCAGGCGGTGCACTCACCCCTGCAGGTTCCTTCCCGCTACCTCGAGCGCTATAAGTCCATCCCAAATTTGCATCGCCGCAAGTATGCTGCCATGGTCAGTTGTTTGGACGAGGCGGTACGCAATGTAACTCTTGCTCTCAAGCACTATGGCTATTATGACAACACGGTTTTGGTTTATTCCTCAGACAATGGAGGTCAGCCAATGGCAGGAGGCAGTAATTGGCCATTGAGAGGGAGTAAAGGGACTTACTGGGAAGGAGGAATACGAGCCGTTGGGTTTGTGCATAGCCCATTACTGGTCAAGAAAGGAACCAAAAGCCGAGCTCTTATCCATATCACGGATTGGTACCCAACATTGGTCACACTTGGTGAAGGTACGCTGGATGAAAACCAGAATTTGGATGGTTACGATGTCTGGGAAGCCATCAGTGAGGGGCGTCCCTCGCCTCGACTGGATATTCTCCACAACATTGATCCCATCTACACCAAAGCCAAGAATGGATCCTGGGAGGCAGGATATGGAATCTGGAACACTGCCATTCAGGGAGCTCTCCGGGTGGGTGATTGGAAACTCTTGACGGGGGTGCCAGGATACAGTGACTGGATTCCGCCCCAGACTTTTTCCACACTTTTGTTGGCCAACCGTTGGCACAATGAGCGAGTGAGCTGGGATCGAGGCAAGTCTATATGGCTCTTCAACATTACAGCCGATCCATACGAGCGAGTAGACCTGTCCCGACGCTACCCACATGTGGTGAAGAAGATGCTGTTCAGGCTTCTGCAATACAACAAGACAGCTGTGCCATGCCGCTACCCTCCCAAAGACTATCGCTCCAATCCTCAGTACAATGGGGGGGTCTGGGGACCCTGGCACATGGATGAGGATGATAATCTTCTCTCATATGATTTAGACAAGATGAAGAGTTTGAAGAAAGCAAAACAGAGAGGGACATTTAAAAGAAAGGCCTAAGATGTGACTTCCATTTTGACTTTCGTGAACTCAGGGATGGATGCTGACCTAAACTTTCGTGAACCTTTGAGTCTTTTTCACTGATGTATCGAACCTGAACTCATGAAAAATAACAGAACTGTGGTTACATATTTACTAAATGATATTGCGTGGCTCCTTGCACATATCCTTGCACAGTTCTGGGGTGAAATATCAACTGTGTGGTGCCAAAAGCGGGTTACATTTTCTtctaaacagatgaggtttttaaggttaaaccttaacgatagtgtcataaaaagcaaatgtgagattaaaCAAAATTGTTGATGCAActacataattttgtggtgcttctatttCACTTTCAGCTCACGTGCCTCTAGTTTTCATTTCACCAAGCAACTGCGCGATAcgtacaatgagccacgtgaaaGTAATTTTGAAAAACCTTAGGAATGGTAACGTGTTTCTATGAGACCAAGTAGAATGTATAGATTTACCTCCGATTTCACAAAAGCAATTTAAAGTGTGTACGGTACTTTTTATCAATGTTCAATTTccatcccagtttaatgtgctgtgacaactgtaagtaagccatagGTTtacttacaaaaaacaaaagtgaaaacaCTGTGACCCTGTTCCGCTTTCAaaatatttctctgtttgtttgagtgattCAGCATGCCAACTTCTGGCTCAACTAGTGGCTTACATTTTGATGgtgcttttattttttagcaaacattttaaatgaaagaaaatgtatattattataaaaagcaATTTAGAACCTCAGAAAATAGGATCAACACAATAAGAAGCATTTTATATTGAAGTATAGTTTATTTTTTGTCAATGTCATTGTTTTGCACCAGTTAAACTTGAATGTACTGTAAGATCAAGACACTTCTCATACGAACTCCCTTCATTTTGCTCACTGGTAAATTTCAAGTTAAATAATGTTACCAACTACTAATAATCACATGGCAGTATATTCAATCATATCGAAGTATACACACTAAAATACCAGTTGGGAGTAATTACTGTCCTCTTTtgcaatattttgaatttaataGTCTTCTTTCCATTtaagaaggaaaattatatgaAGCATTTGTGACATCTGAGCCAAAGTTAATCTCACTCTTACTTTGTGATGCCAAATTTATTGTTCTCAGCAGCGAATAAATGGTTTGGGTATAGGCTCAAGTAATCCAACACAGTATTGATTATTACAGATATATTTATGGAAGTACCCTTTTAACGATTTTTAAGGTATAATGCTGTAAACATACAGTAGCTGTGCCAATACTCTGCATCCATAAAgtattatttcatgttttttgtttagttttattgctgttgtctttttttttttacctataacAGCACAACCAGCCATCTGAATTGCATGCTTGCATGAACAGCTGCTTTTCAAAAGCAGTGATCATATGCAAAGTTTCCTTAGAATCTGGGATTCGGAATGGCATCCAAACAACAAAGATTGAGATGATCACGAATCATCACGGATAGCTCTCTCAAGGTTTTATAGACCACCTTGGTTGAATTGCAACCCCTAATGCTAATATGCAATTATTCCTTGATAATATGGTAATGTTCATTGTTTTGTGGTCAATTTCTTGGCTAAAAATGCAGTACTTTTTGGCAGTTCATCTTTTTCTGGCTTTGTTTAGTGACATAACTTTCAGCTGTGCAGTTATGTCACGCATTGAACAAGCCAGATGCATATGAACCATTTACAGTAACTATGGCATGGGGGGTGTGGTCGTGTGTCggactgcgggagagagagagattgcggtaaggcttgtcacctggtttgtaatgatCTCTAACaactgtgtcttgttgtagtgatacggagagagacatttaaagggacaccaagtgtcgagagggagagagagagtggatccaggGTGTGctattgtttggttttgtttatgTTCAATGTATATACGAGAGAGAAAGTCCTCATCTCAAACCTGCttcactgtctcctgactcctccattgctcaacgaacctgttcacagtggtgccgaaaaccGGGATTTGGAGGAGAGCGCCTCTATGGAGTCTTCACCACTGGCCGAAGTTATCAACGCCCTCACCAACatccgcagaccgacacatgaccacgcccccccccCATACCACAGTAACATTCCTCCAAAGTTTTATTGCTCTAAGCTACCATAGGGCACAACAAAAATGACACAGCTGGTCTGATGTATTCTAGACCATTTATTGCAAAGATGTCCAAAGATCTTTGACTAATACAGCACAGCTGTCTTCAGAACTCTCATACAGAGCTGGAACGTATAAGAGTGCCTCTTACTGTAAGTACGTTAAGTACCAAATAACTAGTAGACCGACACCTACCTACCAGCCACATATGTCAACCAGAGCTATTAAGCTTGTTGGCGGGGCTGGATCTCTTGGCAGTGCTGTGCATTCCTTGAGGTTGAGTTATTGCAACTTTGTTTAAGTATGCTGTTGGTAGTTTCACATTTGTCATCATTGGATGACTTAAGAGTCGAAACTGCTACACACTTTACATTTTGCCTCTCGCAATCGTGCTTGGTTCTCATCCATTAATATTGACATTTATAAACTTCTACGCTTGGATGTAAAGAGcatgtttgcatttatttttgtgtgtatgaaATGCCTCTTTATAATGAGCAGTTTGTTGGCTAGCACATTTGGATCAGTTTCAGCAAAGCGGGACTGGAGCTCCTTTTGGCAACCAGCTAATACCCCAGTTCATATTTTCCCACTTGTGCTACTTTCTGCCTTTTCTCTCTTACAGTATGTCTTGTTTCATGCTGCACAGCAGTAGGTAAGCTACAGTCAGCATATGCATATGGCTTTTAATATGTTGATTAATAGGTTTATATTGCATTTTCAACGTTATCTCTTTTTTGGTTTATCCCACTTATATTCCTACCTGTTCTAAACAACACAATCTCTTTTTTTTGCAAGTGTCATTTTGTGCCACTCTCTGAAATCCCACCCTGCTGAAACCACCAGATGTTGCCAGCTAAATTGTTAGTctcctcttaaaggaatagtgaaCATTTGTGATGCATAATGTCAGGACGTGTATTTCCAACTTCTAAACGGgtcacaaaagcaccataaaagtagtatgtaacaaggttaaaatgggcaaggaggaggcgggatctggacaaagcatcaaagtaatatttaattaaacaaaaaaacataaaacaaacacggCAGCTgcttgtggctctctctctcccgaactgctgtATCTGGCTCGGCATTATCCCTCTctttggctgattagcccaattggggccAGCTGTGCGGACTCACGGCCCCACCCTCCCCCTCATCGCACTCTTCCCTCCTTTGCCTCATGCCGGGGGTTCCCCAGCATGACATACATCCCCCACCCTCTTTTCTGGCAGGCTTTCCCTGCCTTTcgagacctgggagggagacaaggggagggaaaagaggagaaggaaagggcaaggcagagcaacagtgagagacagataaAAAATATAACACTGGTTCCCCGAcatgccgtcgcctggtcctcgaccactcctccaacCCCTGGCGAATGACAGCCGCTTATCCCTGGGCGGACCGGAGCgagtcctccaacccctggcggatggaacacccCTCCGCATTCTGGCGGTTGGTAGCGACcccctgcgcccctggcagcggctccaccc
It encodes the following:
- the arsj gene encoding arylsulfatase J, whose translation is MFLVAMDARMESTFLFTLLTTFCGVVNSTYGTWKTSFHANRANKVEKSSQPHIVFIMVDDQGFRDVGYHGSEIKTPTLDRLAATGVKLENYYVQPLCSPSRSQLMTGRYQIHTGLQHSIIRPTQPNCLPLENITLPQKLKNAGYSTHMVGKWHLGFYKRDCMPTQRGFDTFFGSLLGSGDYYTHYKCNSPGMCGYDLHEGEEAAWEQDHGTYSTLMYTQKALKILASHNPKRPIFLYLAYQAVHSPLQVPSRYLERYKSIPNLHRRKYAAMVSCLDEAVRNVTLALKHYGYYDNTVLVYSSDNGGQPMAGGSNWPLRGSKGTYWEGGIRAVGFVHSPLLVKKGTKSRALIHITDWYPTLVTLGEGTLDENQNLDGYDVWEAISEGRPSPRLDILHNIDPIYTKAKNGSWEAGYGIWNTAIQGALRVGDWKLLTGVPGYSDWIPPQTFSTLLLANRWHNERVSWDRGKSIWLFNITADPYERVDLSRRYPHVVKKMLFRLLQYNKTAVPCRYPPKDYRSNPQYNGGVWGPWHMDEDDNLLSYDLDKMKSLKKAKQRGTFKRKA